The sequence GAGGCTTGGCCAGTGTCATTATGTCTGGGAAAACACCATATATTTCATGTGCCCAAAGATATCCAGCTCGGCCTAATCCGCATTGAACCTAAGAAACCAGAAACATAATTAGCTTCAGAGTTGAAGACAGAAATTTTCTGCAAGAAAACATGACGTAAAACTACACATGACTGGCGTTTAAGGGAAGAAAGCGAGACTAATTACTGAAAATACAGTACATTTTTCACAAAAATCTAAACAGGTTTTAGGTTGTCAGGCGTGAATTCACAACCAAACAAATAGTTGTTGTAGGAGCATTAGGATCCTGATACAACAATTGAGTTACTTTTTTAGCAAGAAAAAAAGAACTAGAACTACTTAAGCTGATGATAAAAGCTACAGATATTACCACCACTATTAATTCCCCATTTAGCCCAAAGAATCTAAGATCTTTCCTCCTATCTGCTCTGACCATGTCACTCTGATCACAACACTTCTTACTTAGAACCTTTATCTAGGACCCGAGTGACTATTGCACCAAGACTAGATTTGAGGCAAAATTCTAATGGCAATAAGGACACCCCTTGAATCAAGCATACTCTCTATATATACTTTTTGAGTAAAACAGAAGACAGTAAACAGGTATATGTATAGTTGAATCTGGTAGGAGAAATAAGAGAAGGCCGGCAACAGGTAATGCAAAAAATAGATGATGTACCTCGTCGAATACCAGGAGGGATCCAGCAGCATCACATGCGTCACGCAGTGACTGCAAAAATTCTTTTGTTGCGCTGTATATCCCCCCTTCTCCCTGGATGGGTTCCACAAAGACTGCCGCTGTTTTTCCCCGTTGAATTGCTTCTTTTGCAGCCTCCATATTACCATACTCTAAGAAACTAACTCCAGGCATAACAGGTTCAAATGGCAACCTGTACTGTTCTTTACTCGTCAGAGCAAGAGCACCCATTGTCCTCCCATGGAAAGAATTAGTAAATGAAATGAATTCCGTAGCTGGCTGTTTCTCATCAGGGTTTGAAAACCGTTGATACTTCCTCGCAAATTTAATAGCTGCTTCATTTGCCTCAGTTCCAGAGTTGCAAAAGAAAACACGATCAGCGAAAGAACCATCCACTAGACGCTTTGCAAGTTCCAACTGCATCGACACAGTGCTATACTTGAGCAAACATTGCACATATGCAGCAAATTGAATATGAAGATAATAATCAAACTTTTTAGAACATTTATAAGCTGAACCCAATATCAGTTAAAATCAAACGTAAAATGTTACGcagaaaacaaaaaatttcagCCATCAAATGAGTCTTTACCTGAGGCACTGAGTAGTAGACATTACTGACATGAGTAAGAATATTAGCCTGCTGAGTGACTGCATTTACccaatcttcatcaccatgtccAAGTGCATTGACTGCAATACCTGAGGCCATATCCAAGTATTCTTTCCCTTCAACATCATATAATGTACACCCCTTTCCACTTGCAATCACAACTGCAGCTCTATTGTAAGTCCCAACAAGAAGATTTGCTTCCGCTGCCATAATCTCTTTACTATTCCTAAACCCTAGATTGTTAGTTGAGTTTGTAGAGGTCAGTGGTTCTTCAACACTAAGAGATGCACAAACtttatgaaaattttgaaatcgaaTTGGATTTCTTCCTTTTCCAACATTAAAAAATCGAGAATGATCTCCAACTGGAGAAACATAACCACTGATCGAACTATTCAAACAACTCATcttcaacaaacaaaaaaattcctGAAATCCCAGGTCACCCCTCTTAAATTCTCAATCTTCAAATGAACTGGAAATAATGATGTTACCAAATTTCCTGAATACGGCGGACAATGTAAGAATCCTAGTTAAGGTAATATGGGTTGGGTTGGGGATGAAAAGAGAGAGTGGGTGAGACTGAGACTGAGACTGAGACAATTCCTCCTCAGTCCTCCCTCTATTCTTTGATTTTTTAGTATCTTTGTGAAAAAACATGACGAGCCTTGCCTTTTTTCGTGTTTCGGTTCAATCATAGGGCAATTCGGCACAGCCACCGTTGTCTCACCGTTCCGGTACCGGGTTTTGATACCCTCCCGGTATCTGGCACCCCATTGGCAAATGTTGCCGATCATGAATGGTCGTGGCTGGCAGCTAGAGACTTCTTAAGAGAGTTGACCCAGAGCCAATTCTTAATTTCTATGACTAGTATCTCTGAAGTCTAGCTTGGACTTTAGAGGTCCTAGTCCTGGAAACAGAACCACTAGATGGAAAATGAAAATAAAGGCTCGTACTTATAACTCGGTTACTTTTTGCAAATAAGAAACGAAGTTGCAAAAAACGAAATCACACCCCAAAAGCTTTACAAATCGAGGCAGAAATTTTGGATcagaaaaataacaactaaaaacTGATCTCAGTTGTTGGCCTACAGCAATATCTAGGAAAGTTATAAAAAACTTCCTAAAAGACCTGTAATATTTTACAAAAGTGAAAGTAAACAAGCAAGAAAGCAATTAAGAtagattacaaaaaaaaaaatcgaaacggCGACCATCGTTCCTTAGTTTGTACATTTAACATATTAAACAAAAACTTCTTGTCCGAGGGGCATCCCGCTCTTCCCAGCCCCTCAAAAATGCTCTGATCGCCAAGTGCTCTGAGGCATATGTCATAAAAGAGGCCAAAATTATTCCACCAGCAACCATTAATCCCAACCTGTCAAAATCCCCAATGTGTTTAGAAATGAAACTTAATGACCACAAGCACTGAagaatagaatagaagagaagacCCAGTAAGCCACCACTAGTACTGAAGAAAGTGAAAGCCTCGGCTTTTTCTCTATATTGGTTCTTGTAATCGCACAAAACTACAGAACACATCTAAAACTAGATCGTGCAGTTGGGACGTATTTCTCGCGAAGATCAGTGACAGAAGCTTAAGGAAACATACTTTCGAAGGTAGGCAAGATTCTAATTTCTTTGATCCTGACCAAAAATGGTATGTGCCCACTAGAAGGACAGTTTCCAGACCAGCACTGCCGAAGGATCACAAAGCAGTTTCACATCCCCTAAGTTCATTCTCCGCTTAAGTGGAACTCAAATTGGTTGGTACATGGTATGAATCTTTCAGGACAATTATGCATGTATAAATTATTCTAATAAAATTAGTCAATTACCTTGGAAAAAGTGCAGTTATCCCAAATAGGCATGGCAATGAAGGAGCAGTAACTGCTAGGAATGCCATCCCTAACCCATAGTACCACGAGGCAGCATCACAGGCAGAAACATGTCGTTGATGACCTGTACCAggaagaagtattatcaagacAAGAAATCTTTACGAGCAAACTGAATGTGGGTGTGCTGTTAACAGTAAAATACGCACGGAAAGCATACCTTTACCAGCTTCATAAGCAAAAGACTCAGAGTTGGTAGAAAGAGCTCCTGAATGAGCTGATGCGGATTTCCCCCACTTATAAATTAGATGAAGATATCCTCCAAATGTTATAAAGAATATTGTGAACGTCCACTCATACACCAGCAACAAACCTGTCCATGGCATCACTTGCCGAGGAACAAGTGAAAATGCAAGTCCAAGTGACACTAGAGCAGCCGTGAAGCAAACCAATACAGACAGTCCCCCCAAATAAGCAGGCGGGTGTGACCCAATAGGAAACTGTTGACATAAAAAACAAGAGTTTTTTACATTACACATACATAGCGGATATTTACTTTCACGAGATCAATAATGTACCTATCATGCACTACACTGGCCTTAGAATTAATAGACCATAATGGAACTTTGGACCCAATGCCAGGCCAAAATAAAGCACAGAAAATCACTATTCGAGAAAAGTCCTCAGTATCGACAAACTCCTATGGTGTTCATAATTTTCTTGGTATCTACGTCCCAGCTAAACCAAGCGGACTTAATTGTGCTCTTGGGGTCAGTTGCTATTGACTGACTGCAGTTTAGAGTGTTTGAGCTAGACTGCCTTGGTCTTCAGTATTACCAGGCCCTGTATATTGTTCCAGTGCTAAAATTGTTTAGGAGTTGGAAgtatgttgaaaccaaggagAGATTAACAATGACGTATAATCGTATATCTCATTCGCTAGACAGGAAAGAGAAGGACTACCTGTTCCTTGGAGCTAATTATAGATGTGGGAGAAACACCAACAGCAGAATAAGCAAGACCGCCACCAGATCTGAATCTATAGTAGACATGTCTAATATTGTCACACAACGAGTTTGTAGAAACAAAAAAGTCCTTTTGCATCTGCAGGATAAACCATAAGCATTTGTTTAAACCAAAATCCCATGTCTTCTGTATTTGCTCAGAAACTTAAAAACGAAGAAAGCCAACCAACCTTAGCGAAAGACCGATAGAAGCAGAAAACAAGAGCAAGTAAAGGAAGCAGAAAAAGAAATTTAACAACGCGATCATCATTAGGGTTGCTGCCACCTCCTGTTCCTGGAAGTGTTTCCTGGAGCTGTTCCCGAACATTCTGTGTAGCACCAGAAAGCTAAGAAGTCAAAAACAGTTCCTCGTCTATTTTCTTTCTAGACAACATATGCTCCAAACGTGTGTAAGCAGGTCCTATTTGCTATAGTTGTCTACTGTTAATTCAAAAACATTCCTAGTACGATGTCAGGAAACCATCCCCAGACATATGCCACCTCTCATCACAGTCACATCACGCACATAACAAGCACAAACTAACCTACACCTTTTAATGCTACAGACTAACAACCCTCCAAGTCCAGTATGCCATCACACATGCAAACAAGAACAATGTTAAAGTATGAAGCAAATACCTGCCAGACGTCAACCGGTTTTAAAAGCCACGACGTCCACCAATCCCAAGGTTTAAGGGGACCAAGCGTGTAGTGGATAACACGGAGTTCTTTTTCTTCCACCATCCACTGCAATAGAAAATTATAGCAAATGAGAAGCTGGGGCATTGAAACTTGAAAGcctaactaaaaaaaaaaaaaagggtgccAAAAGTGAATGCTCAGATTAATATAATATGGGCAATCatcattttatctttatttttctctttggGACAAAATAGAGCCTGTAGAGCAATCATCTTGAGCCGAATACTGTAAGTGCACAGCTAACATGGGAAGAAGATGACAAAGTTCTTATCAGGGTAACGATATAATGACAATTATCATCAAGCATTGTGCACACCAGTAATAAGAACAAAATATACTTCTTCGTACTACTAAAATATCCCTAGTTCCCTACAAAATCCTTAACTAAGAAATTGTTTGTGTTTTGGTCAATCTGTTTAAACCCAAACTATGGCCTAATACCATTTCATATGCAATTACAGAAATTACAGCTGCCGGTTGTACCCTTTCCTCATAATTCATCTAATTCCATTTGTTGGATCATTAAGGTAACGTGTTAAGCGGTGGGCACATCTGATTCGCAGATAAAGGAAGGAAACGTGACAAATATCATGTGAGCATGGCCTATAAAACTTCACCAGAAGTATAACGACGCAGCATGGCCATGCTTCCCATGCTGTGTTGTCTCGCAAGAACACTAGAAGGATAAGtttgaaaaagaaaacataaaaggaATTTGATGATCATATTCGATTCTTTGTtactcaaaactacaaaataggAGCTCGGAAACAACTAATGTATACAAGTCCGGTAATACTGTAGCTTCAATCCGTAAATTATCAGTAAGTTCTGACCTTATTAGCCAGCATGTAGAGACCAACATCTGCATTATATAAGGTAGATAGTCGCTCCATTTCAGGCACTGGCCTAGATTTCATCACCTCTGGCGATAAGTTCGGTTCAAAAACATGTGCATTGGCAAATCCAGTGAAATACGAGTTCAAAAACCCTTGATCTCCTGTAGAAATAAGAAACTAAGGATTGATTAAATTAAAGACGGAAAATAACTGTGTTGGTGTATGTACACCCTCTGGTATGATGTGCCCAAGTGTGGTGAAGGCAGTCAATGTACACaaagcaaaagaaagagaaaaacctCCGGTATATGAATGCAATGTGGTAATTTTGCTCATCATATCCTTGAAAATTTTATCAGATGGCTCCACAACCATGACTCCTGAATTCATCCTCTCTGAATGCTTCAAATTTGCACAAAACTTCTGACATTTAAAAAGATCCTCAATACTCTTGACCACAATAGTATCCGCATCAAGATACACCACTGCGCACAATAGTACACTGTGAGTATAACAAAAATACCACTAAATACaaacaaagaaaatgaaactCAAAATATAAGCAAATAACATATTGAGGAAATAGTTACCTTTGCTATACTTTGTCATGTTAaatatttttagttttgtatACACTCCCCAAAACCTTTTAGGCCGTATTTGGTTGGGGTTAGCCAACAAACTTATTACCTCCACAATCCAACCATCAGCCTAGACCAATAATTCAAATCAACAAGTGTTAATAAGAAAATTCACAAATCCAAACCTAGAATGATCAAATTCACTAAACACATAGAACAATAAGACTGAAGCTTCAAATACATCCCATTCTATAATCAAACAACAGATAGACATTTCGCTGTAAAAACAAACCAAAGATCACATTCCCTAGTCGTCTTACATTCTAACTGGGTAACATTGTTCATAGTGTTGCTATCTTGTAAGTTCAATCTACAAACTAAAATGGTTTTGTAACTCCACATTAAACCATCCATCAGCTCTAACTCAATGCATCAAAATTTTGAACAGGCCACTTCAATTTGTTAACCAGATAGATGTCCAGCAATAACCTAGTTACTAATTAAGCTGTCTTCACCACTTAAGAAGtaatagagaagaaattatttcaaaattcaaaaataaagtgAATACCTGGAGGAGATCCTTAGCATAATCAGAGACCCCATCAGAGACTAAAACCACCATATCTTTTTTGGATCCAGTATCACGAATAGATTTCCCAAGAACACGAACACCAAGTAAAAACTCATCTCCATATAGAAGAGTCACATAAGCTTGTGGCTTTGTAGATCCAGTGTTAGCAGCAGTAATTCCAAGTTGAAATAATGATGAGAAGATAACCAGAAAACCGAATAATTTCGAAATTCTGGATCTCATCATCTTCTTTAATAATTAACTAATCACCCAACTCAAATTTCAGTACTTTTATCAATACTCAGAGATATTTCGGGTATTTGGTAACCATGAAAGTAGTTATTCTGTAGTTCCGGAGAAACCCTAGAAGATCAGattgattatcttcttcttcttttcttctgtcTAGGTTTTTTCGTTGCTCTGCCAGCGTTGTTGAAAGTACCTACTACTATCTGGAATTGTACGTCTTTGGAAGAAATGAAACTATCTGGAAATTTCAGAAAGCCATGGCGGCCAACCTGTGTTTACTATGTGTGCTGCCTCCTGCGTAATCATACGCATGGTCCGTGGTGTACATCACGTGACCGATGTTATGGGCATTGTGACCGAAAGTTGTGAGGATGTGACATAGTGAGTCCTAGAATTAGATTGTTCTTGTGGTTCTTTTTCTGTAAAAAAAAGTGTATAAATTTGTTACAAGACTGGTGTACCCGCTCGTAAGGaagtttttttttgggtttttgtttgaTGTTGACAAAAATTTACATCCTGCAGACATccttgttttaaattgggagaatGGTAAAGATGTTTGTATGAATATCACGGGTGTCTCACCCTTCACTGGAGAAGGTTTTCGTGCTTTCGTCCCTGGAAAAACCATTTCAAATGTCGTTTCACGTAAACGtactaaatatttggacaaatgtgtTTCACATGGCTATAGTTTAGGCGTTTTAGCTTTCTCTACTTTGGGGGAACTTGATGAGGATACCTTGTGTTTTTTTAAGCATTTGAAAAATTGTTTAGCTTGTAAAGATGCTAGTAGTGGagtaggtagttttatttttcatagattaggtgttGCTATTCAATAAGGTGTTGGAGCTCAGTTTGTTGCTAGGCTGTCAGCCAAAGTTTTGTACGAGTCTTAAACTCCATTTACCATAAAAATCAGAGATGTTTagttataaattaataattattaattttttaCTAAATTAATCTCCCAATAATAACATAAGCTTTTTTATGGTAGAAGAattgaaaaatctcagttgttcaTAGAATTAGTGCAAAAGGTATTTCCAACTTCAAGTAAGTTTGCTTCGCATGTGTTTCTCCGGATTGTCCTATGTGTAATTCGTAGATTCTGGAAGATGGGTATCATTTGTTCAGAGAGAGCACCTTTGCTAGAGCAATTTGGTCTTCATTCTCCATTGATTAGATAAATTAAAATTTTCCAGTTATTTCCATTAGTGTGTGTCTAATTCATCTTCTAAGTATTTGTCTTTATCTACCAAAATAACAACTATATTGCGGTTCATTTGAAACATAGATGCTTGGTGATTTTTGAAAAATATTCTCAATCCAAGATTATTGATATAACAAATTAGAAATCTTTTAAATGTCAGCCCTTACAATTCTCCGCCTCACATTAATCAGCCTTATTCACCGAGTTCAATTAAAACTTCTTGGTCTAACAATAAAACAGGTTGGATCATATTTTTTGatgtttcttttaaagaaaaagaCCTCTCAGTGGGATATGCTTTCGTATTATACTCGATAGACCAAGAATTGTTTATGTACACTGTGGTAGGATCGAGCTGGGCTATTTCCGCTTTACGAGCAGAATCTCAAGCTTTTTTAATTGCAAGCGATTGTGCAACAATATGCTATCAAGTGAAACCATAGCTACATATTGCAAACAACTAGTAGAGATCGTTAACAACGAAATACAAAAGCGTTTAGGCAAGCAAAAAATAATATCATGAATGAGATATCTTTATTGGAAGTCTTCCTCAATTGCAGGTTCTTTATATTAACCGGAAACATAATACAGCGGCGAAATCAATGGAAAAGACAACTAGGATACAACATCTCCGATACATGTCTGCACATGAGAAACAACAAGTTCTTAAGTCCGTTGATTTATGTAATGTTTtcaataagaaaaaaattgataGCATGTTGTAATATATTatctaattaataaaattacatcCTTTCAATTAAA comes from Papaver somniferum cultivar HN1 chromosome 7, ASM357369v1, whole genome shotgun sequence and encodes:
- the LOC113296864 gene encoding acetylornithine aminotransferase, mitochondrial-like produces the protein MSCLNSSISGYVSPVGDHSRFFNVGKGRNPIRFQNFHKVCASLSVEEPLTSTNSTNNLGFRNSKEIMAAEANLLVGTYNRAAVVIASGKGCTLYDVEGKEYLDMASGIAVNALGHGDEDWVNAVTQQANILTHVSNVYYSVPQLELAKRLVDGSFADRVFFCNSGTEANEAAIKFARKYQRFSNPDEKQPATEFISFTNSFHGRTMGALALTSKEQYRLPFEPVMPGVSFLEYGNMEAAKEAIQRGKTAAVFVEPIQGEGGIYSATKEFLQSLRDACDAAGSLLVFDEVQCGLGRAGYLWAHEIYGVFPDIMTLAKPLAGGLPIGAVLMTEKVASAVNYGDHGSTFAGSPLVCNAAVAVFDKVTKPGFLASVTKKGEYLKEMLLQKLGGNKHVKEIRGTGLIVGVELDVSAAPLVDACRSSGLLILTAGKGNVVRIVPPLVISEQELELGVNILSKCMSAIDES
- the LOC113296865 gene encoding inositol phosphorylceramide glucuronosyltransferase 1-like yields the protein MMRSRISKLFGFLVIFSSLFQLGITAANTGSTKPQAYVTLLYGDEFLLGVRVLGKSIRDTGSKKDMVVLVSDGVSDYAKDLLQADGWIVEVISLLANPNQIRPKRFWGVYTKLKIFNMTKYSKVVYLDADTIVVKSIEDLFKCQKFCANLKHSERMNSGVMVVEPSDKIFKDMMSKITTLHSYTGGDQGFLNSYFTGFANAHVFEPNLSPEVMKSRPVPEMERLSTLYNADVGLYMLANKWMVEEKELRVIHYTLGPLKPWDWWTSWLLKPVDVWQNVREQLQETLPGTGGGSNPNDDRVVKFLFLLPLLALVFCFYRSFAKMQKDFFVSTNSLCDNIRHVYYRFRSGGGLAYSAVGVSPTSIISSKEQFPIGSHPPAYLGGLSVLVCFTAALVSLGLAFSLVPRQVMPWTGLLLVYEWTFTIFFITFGGYLHLIYKWGKSASAHSGALSTNSESFAYEAGKGHQRHVSACDAASWYYGLGMAFLAVTAPSLPCLFGITALFPRLGLMVAGGIILASFMTYASEHLAIRAFLRGWEERDAPRTRSFCLIC